The Microcoleus sp. FACHB-831 genomic interval TCCCAGTTTAAAGACTGCGATTCATTGGGAACTCGTTTGTCTGTACTTTCCCACGACCAGCCCCCATATCCTACAATTTTGTTTCAAACTGTACCTTTAATTTTCGGTTTTAGAGGCGCATCCGGGCAGGGATTGCAATTTCCGCAAAATATTTGCGGCCTGGTTTTCCGCTTGTAGGCTTCAAGCTATAACGTTTATCCCCAGCCACACTTACTTCACTGCTGGCATTTTGACATAACTTTAGTTGTCTCCAGTCAATTTTTTGTATTTGTGACAAATTGTAACAGTTTCCGTTAATAGTTGCTTTCTGCGGTGGCCCAAAAACCTGGCGCACGAGGCAAAAGCGGGGAATTTAGGATTAATTGTTTTAGGTTGCCTCGTTACAGGAAGCAGCAGGATACTCCGGAATAGACTTGGGAAAGTTATATATTGCTGCAAGTAGGCTTTAGACCTTGGGAAGGGCTATCATCGTGAATATTCCCTACTAACAGACAATGGCGGAACCGAGTCCTCCCAAACCCAGATTATCTTAAACTCACTGACGAGCGTTGTACGGATATTACTAATCGCCAGCGTTGGTATCCATAATTATTTGCCTTGATTCTCACATTTCCCTTATTAGGGACACCCCTACAAGGGAGAGTGTACAGATCCGGGGGGGGAAGTCAACCTAGCTTTAGGGCTGTCGCCTTATGGCGGCAGCGATCGCTCCCTTTTTTCCGGACGTTGTGCAATTCTGCCTCATGTTTTTGGGAACACTTTGTTAAGAGAGATATATTCGCACGATATGACTCATTCCTCATCACAACGACGCGCGCTAACCGTCCGCAATGATTTTTCGCCGTTCGGTAACAAGCTAATTCAGGCTGGCTATGTTAACACCGAGGATATGCAAAAGGCGCTGGTTGAAAGTCGCAAGACAGGCACGCCGCTGATAGACATCCTCGAAACCATCACGGGTAAGCAACTATCACCAGATTTGCTGCGCCTGTATAAAAAACAGCAACTCTTTGAACTAAAGATTCTTTACGGCGTTGAATCCCTAGATCCGGAAATCAGCCAAATTCCTGCTTCTCAAATTGCACAACTGATCGAGACGCTGATACCGATCGATATTTGTCGTCGCTATCGGCTAGTACCGTTATCGCAGAATGAAACCCAGCCGCCCTCGGTTCTGGTGGCGATGGTAGAGCCGGATAATTTAAACGCTAAGGATGATTTAGATCGGATTCTGCGCCCGCAAGGAATCGCCTTACAACGGATGGTTATTGCTAGGGAAGACTACGACCAGCTAATTAGCCAATACCTCGATGAACAAGCTAAGAAAGAGAAAGCCCAAGCGGTAGCAAGTCGGGTTGATATCAACGAAGATTTAGATATTATTGCGAATTTGGACGATGCTCCTCCTGAACAAGAGGAGGATTTGGGTGAAGCGGGTGCCAAGGACGCACCTGTGATCAACCTAGTCAATAAAATTCTGGCTAAAGCCCTGCAAGAGGGTGTTTCTGACATCCACATAGAACCACAAGAAGAATACTTGCGGATTCGCTTTCGCAAAGATGGTGTGCTGCAACAGGCTTTCGATACACTCCCTAAAAAAATCGTCCCATCAGTTTGTGCCCGCTTCAAGATTATTGCGGAGCTGGACATTGCCGAACGACGGATGCCCCAAGATGGTCGTATCCGCCGGATATTTGAAGGACGTAAGGTAGACTTCCGAGTTAACACTTTGCCTTCCCGTTACGGCGAGAAGATTGTGCTGCGGATCTTAGATAACTCTTCCACCCAACTGGGTTTGGATAAGTTGATTACCGATCAAGATACGCTCCAGAGCGTTCGAGATATGGCTGCCCGTCCCTTTGGCCTGATTTTGGTGACAGGGCCAACCGGATCGGGTAAATCGACAACCTTATACTCAGTCTTGGCAGAACGTAACGATCCAGGGGTGAATATTAGTACGGCGGAAGACCCGATTGAGTACGCGCTGCCTGGGATTACGCAGGTGCAGGTGATTCGAGAAAAGGGGATGGACTTTTCCTCGATTTTGCGGGCGTTCATGAGGCAAGATCCGGATGTGATTCTGGTGGGTGAGACCCGGGACAAAGAAACGGCAAAAACGGCTATTGAAGCGGCGTTAACAGGACACTTGGTGATGACAACGCTGCATACCAATGATGCGGCGGGTGCGATCGCTCGACTAGACGAAATGGGTGTTGAACCCTTCATGGTTTCTGGCGCCCTTCTTGGAGTTCTAGCCCAGCGCCTAATGCGGCGCGTTTGCTCTGAGTGCCGCATTGATTATGCGCCCAACCAAGCTGAACTGGCACGATTTGGTCTATCGACTTCCCAAGATGGTGATGTCACGTTCTATAAAGCCAACAGCCTGCGACCGGATGAAATTCAGGAACGCAGAGCTAGCAATACTTTGTGCCCAAAATGTAATGGTGTAGGCTATAAGGGCCGTGTCGGCGTATATGAAGTCATGCGGATCACCGAACGGCTGCAAACCTTAATCAACGAAGGTGCCCCCACTACCCTAATCAAGGAAGCAGCCATAGAAGAAGGCATGAAGACTTTGTTGGCTTACAGCTTAGATTTAGTACGCGAGGGCTACACCACACTAGAAGAAGTAGAACGGGTGACGTTCACCGATACAGGTCTAGAAGACGAACTCAAAGCTAAACGCAAGAGTTCTCTTACGTGTCGGTGTTGCGGTGCGGACGCCAAGCAGGAGTGGTTAGACTGTCCATACTGTTTGACTCCTCGTTTTCAAGACTAAAAAAGTTTTGAGTTTCTAATGCCGTCCCTTTACCGCATCTTGAATTTTGAATCAAAAAACCTGTTAATTCAAAATTCAAAATGCTCCTAACACCTCAATCGCGATCGCTATACTCAAAAAAATAATCTTTAAAGGAGAAAAAAGATGGATTTGATGATCGAAGACATTCTAGAGTCTCTTGTAGAGCAGGGTGGCTCTGACGTACACATTCAGGCGGGAGCGCCGCTATTCTTCCGCGTCAGCGGTAAACTGACTCCTCAGCCCCAATTCGGGGAACTCCTGCCCCCCCAAGAGTGTCAGAAACTCATCTTCAGTATGCTGAACAACAACCAGCGTAAAGACTTGGAGATGAACTGGGAACTCGATTCCTCTTATGCCGTAAAAGGATTGGCTCGCTTCCGCCTTAATGTCTACAAAGAGCGCGGTTGCTATGCCGCTTGTATGAGGGCGTTGTCTTCAAAAATTCCTAACGCCGATCTCTTGGGGCTGCCCAACATTGTGCGGGAAATGACTGAAAGACCAAGAGGGCTGGTGTTAGTTACAGGACAGACAGGTTCTGGCAAAACTACCACGATGGCGGCCATGATGGACTTGATCAACCGGACGCGGGCAGAGCATATTCTAACCGTAGAAGACCCGATTGAATATGTGTTCCCCAACATCAAGAGCTTGTTTCACCAACGTCAAAAAGGTGAGGACACCAAGAGCTTTGCCAATGCGCTAAAAGGGGCGCTCCGCCAAGACCCTGACATTATCCTGGTGGGTGAAATGCGGGACTTGGAGACGATTGCCCTAGCGATATCAGCGGCAGAAACTGGTCACTTGGTGTTCGGCACGTTGCACACTAACTCAGCGGCAGCGACAATAGACCGAGTACTTGATGTGTTCCCCCCGATTCAACAACCACAAATCCGGGCGCAGTTGTCTGGTTCTTTATTGGCTGTTTTCAGCCAGTGCCTGGTGCAAAAGAAAAATGTAAAACCGGGTGAATACGGTCGGGTTATGGCCCAGGAAATCATGGTGGTAACGCCTGCTATTGCTAACTTGATTCGAGAAGGCAAAACCGCGATGATCTACTCTGCTATCCAAACTGGGGTTAAATTGGGTATGCAGACTATGGAGCAGGTGTTAGCAGCCTTTGTCAAAAATGGCAGTATTAGCTTTGAGGCGGCAATAGCCAAGACTGCTAGGCCCGATGAGCTACAGCGTCTCCTTGGTGGCGTTGCCATGCCTGCAAAAGCAGGTGGGGGCCATTAGGCGAGATCAGGTTCAAGCAAAACGCCAGCCTTCACAGGCAGTTTTGGGGATATAACGCTAGCAAAATTTATAGTCGGTGGGAGTAGCCGCCCACTGACTTGGCCTGTATAGCCGATGGCTGCGAAAGTTTGGCTAGTGCTGTGTTTTCTCACAGTGCAATGCCCCTAATAAATAAGAGCCGACTTTCCGTACTCGTTTCCCTTTTATAAATATAGATGTGAGCCATGCCTACCTTCATTGCCCAGGTTAAGGATTCTAGAGGAAAAGCTAAAAAAGAAAAAATTGTTGCGGACAATGTCGGTGCCGCCAGTAGAGCTTTGCGCGAAAAGGGTCTTGATGTTAAAAACATTTCTCTAGCTCCGGGTTTTGATATTACTAAATTCTTTGATCCAGCAAGTATGGCAAAGGTGACGGTCAAAGATAAGGCCGTATTTTCTCGCCAATTTGCAGCTATGGTCAACGCTGGTGTGGCTATAGTTAGGTGCCTCGGCGTGTTATCTGAGCAGTGCCCCAATCCCAAACTAAAAAAGGCACTCCTGGCAATTAGTGCCGAGGTGCAAGAGGGAACGAACATTTCTGAAGCAATGCGGAAGCATCCAGAGTGCTTTGATAATCTATATGTCAGCATGGTGCAGGCCGGAGAGGTCGGTGGTGTTCTCGATGAGGTGCTGAACCGATTAGCCAAGGTTCTAGAGGATATGGCGCGGCTGCAAAACCAAGTTAAAGGAGCTATGGCCTACCCTACAGCGGTTGGGATACTGGCCATCATAGTCTTTATCGCTATGACGGTGTTTCTGATACCGATTTTTGCTGGCATTTTCAAAGATCTAGGGGGAGAATTGCCAGCTCTGACCCAGTTCATGCTTTTTTGTAGCGAAGTACTTAGAAGTTGGAGAATTATTATTCCCATTGCGTTTGTATTAATAGCCAATTTTACCTTCAAGCAGTATTACAAAACACCAGCAGGTCGCCTTCAAATAGATGGCCTTGCTTTGAAAATGCCCGTGCTTGGCGACTTGAATGAAAAATCAGCAGTAGCTCGCTTTTCCCGAACTTTTGGAACGTTGACTCGTTCTGGCGTACCGATACTCACGTCGTTGGAAATTGTTGCGGATACAGCAGGCAACCAAGTGATTAAAAATGCGGTGATATCAGCGCAGAAAGAAATTCAAAATGGTGGAATGATGAGTTTAGCCATTCAAAAAGAGAATGTTTTCCCCCCGCTAGCGATTCAGATGATTGCTATTGGGGAAGAGACAGGCCAGATAGATTCGATGCTTATGAAAGTTGCTGACTTCTATGAAGATGAAGTGGAACAGGCTGTAAAAGCGCTCACAAGTGTTCTCGAACCGATCATGATGGTCATATTAGCAGGTATGGTGGCCGTTATTTTGCTGTCGATGTATCTGCCGATGTTCGCAGTTTTTGACAAGCTAGGTTAAGTTTTGGACTTTGCGGAGGCCGGAATTTATCCGCCTCCGATAATTTTCGATAAAATCTAAAATCTAACTAAAATAAAAATAAAAATATGCCTGTTAAAAAATCTGATTACGAAGTGTTGCTGGCAGAGTATAGCAACCACCAGGCCGCGATCGCTCTCCTAAAGCAACACCGACCCTACATGGAGATGATTCCCAGTATGCGTCGGCCTGAAGAAAGCGTGATCGCCATCCCCTTACCCGTCGTGCGCCTTCGCAATGGCGAGACTAAAGCCACCAGCAGCGCCAGCGGTTCCGTATACCCTAACGCGATCGCTCAGGGGTCAGAAGCTAATTGTCTACCCTGCGATATCGCTATTTTGATGTGCGATCCCGAATGGAAAATTAAAATGGGAGTGGAAATTTTGGTCTTTATCCATCGTCCCCAAGAAGACTTTTCTGACCTGCTCATGCGTTGGCGGCATACGCAGGTATTACTGGAAAAAGACTACGAATGGCTGATGCCTCACCGCTATCAACACATTCTCAGTGAAGGTTCTGAGAAAATCTATCCCTTGTTCGTTGTGTTTGACGAAACGCCGGATCGCATTAAGCGCGGCTTGCTCGGAGCATGTCTTCCATTGGTCATCCAAACCCCAGTGGAAATAGTTGAAGAAGAGGAGCAAGAGAGTTTATCGATGCCTGAAGGATGAAGGGTAAACTCTCTTACCTCTCGCACCAATTTAAGATAACCGGGGTGCTGCTGTAAATTTATCGTGCTGATAAATTTATGCCATAAAACCGATAGTAGATTTTAAAAATTTTACATAGCCTCAGTGCCCAAATTTTCCTAGTGAGAAAATTGGTTCCTTCAGTCAAATTTACCTCGTAACACCAATACATCAGCTTAACTTTTGAAGGTGGGCAGCACCCACCTTCAAACTACTTTTTACTTAACAAACTGGGGCATAACTTCTGCTGCGGTAAATAAACCGTAGATGCCACGTCGGTGCAAGGCTAAGCCAGCTTTGAGGTAGCCGAAAGCAGGGCCGCAGACATTTGCTGCCATGCTGGTTTCATCACCGAGAGTAAAAGTATGAGTGGATATCTTACCCTCAAAAGTGCGGCCTGTTACCTGAACGTTTGTACTGAGTGGTTTTTTAGGATTGCGCGTATCTACCACGCCGCCGACACTCACCCTAGAGCGATCGCATATACCCGCAAGCTCTAGCATTACATCATCAGCATGTTCCATATTCTCCAGCGTCAGAATACCATTAGTCTCATCCAGCAAAGCTTCTATCTCAGCATCACTCATAGCACTGGCTTGTTCTACGCTATATCCCGGAAGATGGGCAATATCCTCCCGGATAGTAGCCCTGTAAGCTTCCCAATTTGCAATTCCAACCCCAAAAGTAATCTTGACACTGTGAATTTCTGCGTAGCTCTGGGCAGCTAAAGCCGCAGCCGCCGTCAGTAATCCAGGCGTAGCACCGCAGCCCGTCATATAAGTAATTCCTGCGGCTTGCAACTCCGGCAGCAACCCGAGCAATTGCTCAACCGCACTGGTACGCTTCATGGCATCCACCAACACCCCCCGCCAACCAGCTGCAATAAACTGCCGCGCTACGGAAGCCATAAACGTATTAGGCAAATTTGGTAGCGCTAGGAAATATCCATCAACTGCATCGGCTCGTTCAATTAAATCCTGGATACTCTGGTTGCTAAGAGTGCCGCATGGCTCTAAATAACCTACTGAACCATGAGATTGGTAAGTAGCACTACAGGCGGAGTGATTTAATCCTTCCGAGTTGTACGCATATCCCTTTTGGTCAGCGATCGCCACCAAAACCATCTCGTGCTTGGGAGCGAGTACTCTAGCCGCAGCTTGCCCTAGCCCACCAAAACCAAGGACACCCACTCTAGAGGGAACTTTGATTGAACCTGAACCCTGCTCAGTCATAAGGTATTACTCAAATTAAACAAAATTTAATTATCCCCGGTAGATGACCCAGCCCGGTCATTCAAAATATAAGTAACAGCGGGGATCAATACCCCGATAGGTCTAAAGGCGCCAGACTATAAATAAATCCTCTACCTTGACGCAGATGTAAAGTTAAGCGACACTGACAAATAATCAATGTTAACACTTGCCCGATTACTAAGTTTTGTTACGTTTTGACTCGATGTGATGCAATAGATAAAAATTGATATTTATTGAAACACGAGCCAGTAACTCCTTAGAGAGAGGTTTTATATAACGGCAGCATCAGCAGCGTGCGTGTTGCTGAGCCAAACTTGAGGAATCCCTAACTCATGAGCATGGAAACATTAGAGTTTGTCATTTATCCAGATGGTCGGGTGCAGGAGAAAGTGACTGGCATAGTCGGTACATCCTGCGCTGAAGTAACTGCTGCCATTGAAGCCCAGCTTGGTGTGGTTCTCACTACCGAGCAAACTTCTGAATTTTTTGCTCAACCAGTTCAGCAAACGGCGGCGGCGACAGCCCAAGCAACGTTTAGCGAGTGGTAATTTTTTTTAGTTCAACCATATTTATTTGAGAAAATCCCCATGTCACACTTTAGCCACATTAAAACTCAAATCCGTAACCTTAATTCCTTGCAAGCTGCTTTAACAGATTTAGGTATTGATTGGAAATCTGGTGCCAAAACCGTGCGGGGCTATCGCGGTCAGACCCGCACTGCCGAACTTACCATTGAGCAAGATAATGGTTATGACATCGGCTTTAGTTGGAATGGCGAGGAATACGAACTGGTTAGCGATATGCAGTTTTGGCAGCAAGCTTGGTCTGTGGATCGTTTCCTTAACAAGGTGACGCAGCGCTATGCTTACCACACAGTATTAAACGAAACTTCCCGTCAGGGTTTTCAAGTTGCCGAACAGCAAAAGAATGAGGATGGTTCAATTCGCCTAGTGCTGCAACGCTGGAGTGCCTAATGTCTGAATTTTCGCCAACACCGGATCGTTCCGGTCTAGAACCAGAGTTAGGTGGTATTTGGCGAGATGCTCCAGAACGTTCGGGCTTTGAACCGGAGTTGGGTGGTGCGCTAAGGCAGAAAGGTGTCTATGTTGATGAAGTCACCTGTATTGGCTGCAAGCACTGCGCCCATGTTGCCCGCAACACGTTCTATATTGAACCGGATTACGGGCGATCGCGTGTAGTTCGGCAAGATGGTGACTCGGAAGATATCATTCAAGAAGCGATTGATACCTGTCCGGTCGATTGCATCCACTGGGTCGATTACACAGAAGTGAAAAAGCTCGAAGAAGAACGGCAATATCAAGTAATTCCCGTTCCTGGGTATCCAATTGATTATGCAGTTGTTGCTACTCAACGGCGACGCTTAAAGCAGAAAAAACGGGGCAAGCAGATTTGATAATCAACGGTAAATTACCCGCAACCTTCCATGCTGCGGCTAGACAAACAAACCCTCCATTAGCTTTATGCTGTTGGAGGGTTTTATTTTAAGGGATGGTGCTGTGAGAGGATTTGCTCGACTTTAGCCTCATCGATCCTGGCAGTGATTCTTCTCGATTCATGCAGATCCCTTGTGGTTTTTGCCAGAGTAAAAGTAGAGCCAACAGAGAAAGCCAAACCCATGCCCATGAAGCCTTTTATCCAAACATCCGCAGGCAGGTTTAAAATACCAACGGTAGTCATAGAAATAGATAGAATAAAAGCCGCCCAAGTTTGAGCAACCCAAGCGTTGCTGTCTTTTTGATTACCAATTTGATGCATAGTAGCCTCCGGTTCAGCTGTTTTTCTTGATAGTAGGTTGTACACCCACCTAGAAATTGAGCTGGGGAGACAGTTGGGCAAATGGATGGTGCAAGTACTGTGGAGGGAACGAGAAATAGGGGCTTTTAAGAGCGATCGCCCCTCCTTTTTCAGGGTAATTTTACAAATGGCACACTCAGGCTGCTAGTCCTCAAGCCATGCATTACTTTTACTAGCCTGTTTAGGGCGACGCTGGAGTATGCGAGTAAACCACCAAGTACCCCAGCCTACGCAGCAGCCAAACAGCAGGCTGAAGATGATGGATAACAGGAACGGATGAGGAGCGTAGGAACTAGCAGAAGGCGGTTTGATGGAAGGTTTTGCTTGAATGAGGGCATAGCTGCTGGCGAAAATTGCTCCACCACCTACCCCAGCACCTATACTAACGCCTGCGGCCTGGATGGTATTTCTTAGTTGGCGATCGCTTTGTTCTTTAAGCTCCCTTTCTTGTTCTAGCTTTTCTTGCAAATTGAAATTTCCCTGGTGCAATATCTCTTGGATAGTGCCGTTTTGCTTGTCTAAAGTCTGTTGTAATATCTGCTGATAATCTCCTTTGTCTGCACGCAAACATTGCTGAAATATATCTTGTAATTTTGATGTTTGTTCGCGCAAACTATCCTGTAATTGAACTGGAGAACAATCGGGTTTCTCGCTAAGAATTTCTTGAAACTTACGCTCCTGCTCCTCTAAGGTTTCTTGCCACTGACGGTCTGTTGTAGTTTGCTCTATTGCTACTAAATCTCGTATAGAAGCGATCGCTTTATCTAGCAAGGCATTGCCTGCGATAAAATATTCAATCTCGCCTTTAATTTGTTCTTGAAATTGGTAGCAGCTTTTTTGGCTAAAATCTGAAAAAATACTGAGGTTTTCTTCTGGCAAAAGGCTGCTAAGTTGCTCTAATTTTTCGTTATATTTTTGAGCATTACTAGCAATTGTATTGCGCCAGTTGTACAACAAACGCATTAGCGTAGCATAATAGAAGCCCAATTGATTCAGCCGCTTCAATATGATATTGAAATGGGTAAAATCTTCGATTGAACTACTATCCCCAACCAATGGTTGAGAATTATCTATCTCCTGTTCAATCTTTTCATAGGTTTCATTTAATTGCTTATAAACCGCTCTGCTATTCTGAAAAGCTTTGATAACTTTATGGCGGTAGAAGAACAGTTCTAATAATTGTGGGTAGCATTGGCGCAACTTCTTATCTGTTTCTGAATTACGGAAGAACCAGATGAGAATATGAGGCGGATTCGGCAATTGGCTGGTGGAACCGTATTCAAATATGGGGCTGCCAAACAGCAGACTATCGCCATTGAAGTGCGGGCGGTTTGATTCGTTTGGGAGGAAAGTTTTGAGGCAGTTATCAGCAAGATTTTTTAGATATTTTTGGTCTTGCTGCTTGTGTTCTTCTGGTAGCCAAGCGGTAATTAATAATGTTTGACCGAGATAGCGATCGCCACCCTCGATAATTAACCGATTTTCGCGATTAAATTCTCCCAGTAATTCAATGCCTACATTCTCAGTTTTTTTGCCATTTTCATCTTTTCTGGAAAGACGAATATTCAGCCAAAGGCCATAGCTATCATAAAGCCGCAGCGGATAGGCAAAACCCTTAACTTTTAGCGCCGGATTCTCATCTAGACAAACCTTGCTCTCGAAGGGTAGAAAAACCTTATTGTTCTCATCCTTAAGCAATGCTACGCGGTGGTTGGATGATGGCTTGTGTAAATCTAGACGTGGAGTCAGTTGAAGTTTCTCGCGCTCCGCATCGGGTTCCTGTCCAGTATCTACTTTGTCCAAGATTTCATCGCACTTTTGCCAAAGCAGGTTGTCATCATCGCTGTGAGAGCCATTGCGAAGTTGGAAGGCAAATAGGTGAACGTTAGGCGCGTAAAGTTTGGGATTCATGGGGCTGAGGTTCTAGTTGCGAGATGCTAATCCGGTTTCTAGAATCCTCTGTGCTTCAACTAGCCGATCCGGAAGGAAGTGATGAAATTACTTTTTTATGTAGTGTCACCGTCTGGCAAGCATCTACACGCGAGATGAATTGAGCGGCGATCGCTCTTCTGAGTCTTTCAGAAGCTGGCGATCGCTCCCAATTGTGTTGTTAGGCGTTAAGCTTATCTTTTACTGCTTCTTGAAGTTCTACGAAACTCTTTTTTAAAAGCATTTCGTCGCTTCCAGTTTCGCCACCACGCCCGCCTTTTATTTCTCTAAAAGATTGAGCAAAAAGGCTAACGGTATCTTTTAGCTGGCGATTTTGTTTGCCGAGCCAGTCTTTAATTTCTTTGCTTACGATATAGATGTGTTGACCTTCCAAGTTATCTAGAGTTCCATCTAACTTTTCTAAAGTTTCCGCAGGAAATAGGGCAGGTTTGGTCTTGAATACTTGCAGTAAAGCTGGGATGGTTTGGTCAGGTTTCATCGGTAAACTTTGGTAGTGTAGGTAAATAGGATAATTACAAGAATAAACCTATAATTACCGTTACACCAGAATAAATCACTGCCGTATCGAGCTGAATATGGCAGTTATCCATAGAAACTGCAAGACCACAAGAGAATTAAGCAGCGTAATAGAGATTTGGCGAATGCAACTCAGATGTTAGCTATTCATCATAAAAAAGCTAGACAAATTTAGCCTTAATTTGTTAAATAAAATTAGGCTAGATTTGAGATGCGATCGCTCCCTGCTTGCACGGCACTTACTATCCTAATGCCTCGTTTACAGTTAGCTGAACATCAGGAAAAAAGTGCATAAAAAGACTTTGCTCCTGCGGAAAGTTCTGCAATAGCTGTAGTAGGGCTAAGTTATAAAATCCAAAAACTGCTCTGGAACCAGCAGCAACTCTCCCGATTTGAAGCGCTCGATATTTACCCACAAGGCTGTCTTTTTTCGCTCGCCTTCAGCAAAAGTCAAGCTTTCTAGCTGATAAAACTTTTGGTCAACAAAATCGCATTTAAAAATTTGCAGTATTTCGTGACCCTGTTTGCCGTTGAAAACAAAGAGATTTTCCTGACAGCCCAAGTATTTAATGTTGGTTAATTCGGCTTGTATCTCTTCTTGAAATTCGCGTTTCAGAGCTTGTAGACTTGTTTCTCCAAAATCAACGCCGCCGCCCATAGCGCGATAGAATGTTTTTTGTTTTACTGGATCGTAGCCTTGGGAAATGAAGATGCGATCGCCATCTTGAATTATCCCCAATGCCAGCACCCTAATTTCGCCTTGTTTATGCATAATTACAGCTAATTGTCGTAAACAAATTTAGAGCGATTGTTGCTATCTTCAACTGGCCAATCTTCATTTTGGCCGCCAATAATTAAGCGCTCAATGCCGATATATTCTTTTGTGAGTTGTGTCAAAGAGTTTATCAGAATGTCGAGAGCGATCGCATCACTTGTTCCTAAGTCAAACCAGCAACGCCCCCAGGATCCCTCATACTCAAATTCTCCCATATTGTGCATAAGGGAAATCAGGCTTTCAGAAGCTAAATCTTGATCGTATTCCATATAGCTGAGTTCCAGACCTTCTTCCTGAACCTGGAGATTTTCAGCATTAAATCCTCCTAGTTTTCCCAAGAAAAACCAGGAGTTAAAAACTTCTTCAACATACTGCTGTTCCCTCTGGGAAGGAACATTGCCGAACTCCAGCCAAATCCACAAATCAAAAGGATCGAACTCGCGAAACTGTACTTGCATTTTCCTGAATATGGTGTGAACTATAAGCTGGTAGTTCTAAACAAGTAATCCAGGTAAGAGAGAACAGCTTTTTTAAAGTGGAGAGATGGGCAAATCTTCCGGCGATCGCCTGCTTACCCATAACTCCTTCCCGCTTACCTTTATCTAATCTAGCGGTGGCAATTTTGTTGGCCCCCAGCTACCAGCCTCTTGTCTAATTTTATCGCGCAACCCACGACAATCTCTGTTTTTATTATCAATCCGCCTTTGATTCCTGCATCGCTCATAAAAAATTTGTGCGACCATGCTCTTAGGTAGTTGCTCTGGCTTTGCCAAAGCAGCATCGAAATCAGTGTTAGCGTTATTGTAAAGCGATGGATTTTTTTCCTTTTCCCCCTGTGCAACTAGGATTTGTGCTTTTAAGTAGCGTACTTCTGGATTAGTGGGTGTTTCTGCAAGGGTACGATTGACATAATCCATTGCCTTATCGAACTTTTTCAAATCCCGGTAGCCGATAGCCATACCGCGATTAGCCAAATACTTTGGTGCTGCACTTTTTTCTAATTGTTCAATCGCTTGAGATGGGTCGGAAAAGGGCAGATTGACCGCTAACATTAAATCCATGTATCCTTTTAGCAAGTTTAACTCTGGATCGTCGGGGGCGAGCTTTTTGGCTTCATCCAAATACTGGAAAACTTGCTGTAATTTATTCATAGCTCCCAACGCACCGTCTTTTTGAAAGCTATAGCTGCCCTGCAAAAAATGACCAACCGCTGTGTAAATATTACCGCGTAAGGGGTCAGTTCCACTAAGCTGTTGGGCGCTAGATAGCGTCTTGTCGGCATATGTTTTCAGGGAACTCATATCATTTTCTGTGAATGCTAAAGATGCCCGCATGGCATGAGCTAGGGGGTCATTAGCTTGAGCGGATTCGCCTTGTTGGAGGTAACGCTTGGCCTCTGGATAATTTCCC includes:
- a CDS encoding GspE/PulE family protein — protein: MTHSSSQRRALTVRNDFSPFGNKLIQAGYVNTEDMQKALVESRKTGTPLIDILETITGKQLSPDLLRLYKKQQLFELKILYGVESLDPEISQIPASQIAQLIETLIPIDICRRYRLVPLSQNETQPPSVLVAMVEPDNLNAKDDLDRILRPQGIALQRMVIAREDYDQLISQYLDEQAKKEKAQAVASRVDINEDLDIIANLDDAPPEQEEDLGEAGAKDAPVINLVNKILAKALQEGVSDIHIEPQEEYLRIRFRKDGVLQQAFDTLPKKIVPSVCARFKIIAELDIAERRMPQDGRIRRIFEGRKVDFRVNTLPSRYGEKIVLRILDNSSTQLGLDKLITDQDTLQSVRDMAARPFGLILVTGPTGSGKSTTLYSVLAERNDPGVNISTAEDPIEYALPGITQVQVIREKGMDFSSILRAFMRQDPDVILVGETRDKETAKTAIEAALTGHLVMTTLHTNDAAGAIARLDEMGVEPFMVSGALLGVLAQRLMRRVCSECRIDYAPNQAELARFGLSTSQDGDVTFYKANSLRPDEIQERRASNTLCPKCNGVGYKGRVGVYEVMRITERLQTLINEGAPTTLIKEAAIEEGMKTLLAYSLDLVREGYTTLEEVERVTFTDTGLEDELKAKRKSSLTCRCCGADAKQEWLDCPYCLTPRFQD
- a CDS encoding type IV pilus twitching motility protein PilT, whose protein sequence is MDLMIEDILESLVEQGGSDVHIQAGAPLFFRVSGKLTPQPQFGELLPPQECQKLIFSMLNNNQRKDLEMNWELDSSYAVKGLARFRLNVYKERGCYAACMRALSSKIPNADLLGLPNIVREMTERPRGLVLVTGQTGSGKTTTMAAMMDLINRTRAEHILTVEDPIEYVFPNIKSLFHQRQKGEDTKSFANALKGALRQDPDIILVGEMRDLETIALAISAAETGHLVFGTLHTNSAAATIDRVLDVFPPIQQPQIRAQLSGSLLAVFSQCLVQKKNVKPGEYGRVMAQEIMVVTPAIANLIREGKTAMIYSAIQTGVKLGMQTMEQVLAAFVKNGSISFEAAIAKTARPDELQRLLGGVAMPAKAGGGH
- a CDS encoding type II secretion system F family protein, translating into MPTFIAQVKDSRGKAKKEKIVADNVGAASRALREKGLDVKNISLAPGFDITKFFDPASMAKVTVKDKAVFSRQFAAMVNAGVAIVRCLGVLSEQCPNPKLKKALLAISAEVQEGTNISEAMRKHPECFDNLYVSMVQAGEVGGVLDEVLNRLAKVLEDMARLQNQVKGAMAYPTAVGILAIIVFIAMTVFLIPIFAGIFKDLGGELPALTQFMLFCSEVLRSWRIIIPIAFVLIANFTFKQYYKTPAGRLQIDGLALKMPVLGDLNEKSAVARFSRTFGTLTRSGVPILTSLEIVADTAGNQVIKNAVISAQKEIQNGGMMSLAIQKENVFPPLAIQMIAIGEETGQIDSMLMKVADFYEDEVEQAVKALTSVLEPIMMVILAGMVAVILLSMYLPMFAVFDKLG
- a CDS encoding saccharopine dehydrogenase-like oxidoreductase, whose amino-acid sequence is MTEQGSGSIKVPSRVGVLGFGGLGQAAARVLAPKHEMVLVAIADQKGYAYNSEGLNHSACSATYQSHGSVGYLEPCGTLSNQSIQDLIERADAVDGYFLALPNLPNTFMASVARQFIAAGWRGVLVDAMKRTSAVEQLLGLLPELQAAGITYMTGCGATPGLLTAAAALAAQSYAEIHSVKITFGVGIANWEAYRATIREDIAHLPGYSVEQASAMSDAEIEALLDETNGILTLENMEHADDVMLELAGICDRSRVSVGGVVDTRNPKKPLSTNVQVTGRTFEGKISTHTFTLGDETSMAANVCGPAFGYLKAGLALHRRGIYGLFTAAEVMPQFVK
- a CDS encoding DUF2997 domain-containing protein, which translates into the protein METLEFVIYPDGRVQEKVTGIVGTSCAEVTAAIEAQLGVVLTTEQTSEFFAQPVQQTAAATAQATFSEW